A genomic window from Anguilla rostrata isolate EN2019 chromosome 14, ASM1855537v3, whole genome shotgun sequence includes:
- the LOC135239572 gene encoding uncharacterized protein LOC135239572 encodes MDDAEEGRPSPTTLAAGAPPQGAAVKLSAPSLSETGAQTGPTFGEGGSEDAARGLSSPGPPKRAGEERERRGTYATGTRRSTEPDRARSDRAGLEEPDRARSDRAGLEEPDRARSDRAGLEEPDRARSERAGLEEPDRARSERTGLEEPDRARSDRAGLEEPDRARSERTGLEEPETESTEEPLLSGGVDQPGGREAGRGAGTTAQRDQDAENKGPAREGEGGSADAIAEECPVCTEPLGAPGGGGRAALHCGHAVCRACLAGMLGRSADPTRLRCPLCRQSTPLPAWEIRRMQEEAASHAGGGGGGSGGADAALLAPPPSPSPPTRGPERWLEARVEARVGAVAVCGCLRLPVGAALALRRLRRRCRCCYLTCLLLLYLTELTCLLLVFLPVLVLVLLFTLAGT; translated from the coding sequence ATGGATGACGCGGAGGAAGGCCGCCCTTCTCCGACGACCTTGGCGGCTGGAGCCCCGCCTCAGGGGGCAGCGGTGAAGCTGAGTGCGCCGTCCCTGTCGGAGACGGGTGCTCAGACGGGGCCGACtttcggggaggggggttcGGAGGACGCAGCGCGCGGCCTCTCCTCCCCGGGACCGCCCAAGCGAGCAggggaggagcgggagagaCGGGGAACTTACGCCACAGGAACCCGCCGCTCCACGGAGCCGGACCGAGCGCGCTCAGACCGAGCAGGGCTGGAGGAGCCGGACCGAGCGCGCTCAGACCGAGCAGGGCTGGAGGAGCCGGACCGAGCGCGCTCAGACCGAGCAGGGCTGGAGGAGCCGGACCGAGCGCGCTCAGAGCGAGCAGGGCTGGAGGAGCCGGACAGAGCACGCTCAGAGCGAACAGGGCTGGAGGAGCCGGACCGAGCGCGCTCAGACCGAGCAGGGCTGGAGGAGCCGGACAGAGCGCGCTCAGAGCGAACAGGGCTGGAGGAGCCGGAGACAGAATCCACCGAAGAGCCGCTGCTCTCGGGAGGGGTCGACCAGCCagggggcagggaggcaggAAGAGGAGCCGGGACCACGGCCCAGCGGGACCAGGACGCCGAAAACAAGGGCccagcgagagagggggagggcgggagCGCGGACGCCATCGCGGAGGAGTGCCCCGTGTGCACCGAGCCCCTGGGTGCCCCCGGtggtggcgggcgggcggcgctGCACTGCGGCCACGCAGTGTGCCGGGCCTGCCTGGCGGGGATGCTGGGCCGCTCGGCGGACCCCACGCGGCTCCGCTGCCCGCTCTGCCGCCAGAGCACGCCGCTGCCGGCCTGGGAGATCCGCCGCATGCAGGAGGAAGCTGCCTCCCacgcgggcggcggcggcggcggcagcggcggcgcgGACGCCGcgctcctggccccgcccccttcgccGTCCCCCCCGACCCGGGGCCCGGAGCGCTGGCTGGAGGCGCGGGTGGAGGCGCgggtgggggcggtggcggTGTGCGGCTGCCTCAGGCTCCCCGTCGGCGCGGCGCTGGCCCTGCGGCGGCTCCGGCggcgctgccgctgctgctACCTGacctgcctgctgctgctgtacctGACCGAGCTCACCTGCCTGCTGCTGGTCTTCCTGCCCGTGCTGGTGCTGGTCCTGCTCTTCACTCTCGCAGGAACATAG